The nucleotide sequence GCACGGGCGATCGCAGCGAGCGCATTCGCACCTACAATTTTCCGCAAAGCCGGGTCACGGATCACCGCATCGGACTTACGTTGCACAGTTTGCCGCAAGTGATGGAAGGCGAGTTTGAGCCGCTGGTGACGGCACTCATGCAGGAAGACATGGCCATGAAACTGGCGGCGCTGAGTGAGGGGCAGGCGGCGATGCCGGCGTGGGCGACAACGGGTTCAGCACGGCAGGCATGATCAGTTTGCTCGAAGTTTTGCAAAAATCGGCCGGCTTCCTCGAAAGCAAGGGAGTCGAGCATGCGCGGCTGAACGCCGAATTGCTGATCGGTCACGCGCTGGGATTGAAGCGCATGCAGCTCTACATGGAATTCGAGCGCTTGTTGCCGGAAGCCGAGTTGGAACTGATTCGACCGATGGTGAGGCGACGAGCGCAGCGGGAGCCGCTGCAGCATATCATCGGCTCGGTGGAATTTGGCGACGTCGAACTGAAGGTGGATTCCCGCGCCCTGATTCCGCGGCCGGAAACCGAGTATTTGGTGGAGCTCTTGCGCACGGAATATGCGACCACGCCGCCGGACTATTTTGCCGATTTGGGCACCGGCAGCGGCGCGTTGGCGTTGGCGTTGGCGCATGCTTGGCCGGACGCCAAAGCGGTCGCGCTCGACGTATCGGCCGAGGCTTTGGCGCTGGCGACGGAGAATCGGGAGGCGCTCGGCCTTACCGAACGCGTCGAAATGCTCGAATCCGATTGGTTCTCCGCGATGCCGGACGATTCCCGATTCGGATTGATTGTTGCTAACCCGCCTTATCTCACCACCGCGGAGGTGGCGGCCACGGCGCCCGAGGTAAAGGATCACGAACCGGCGGTGGCGCTTTCCACGGCGAGTGATGGCATGGATGCCTTCGAGGTGATCATCAGTCACGCCGCGACCTATTTGCTGCCCGACGGGCTGCTCGCGATGGAGGCGGGAATTGCCCAGCACGCGATGCTGGTGGCCAAGTTGGAGCAGGCGGGTTTTGACCGCGTGGAATCCCGGCAGGATCTGACCGGCCGGGATCGCTTCGTTTTTGCGCGGATGCCGTCTGCTTAGGGACGGCAGCTGACTCAACCGCCCGACGAAGGGCGGGCGGTCAACGGAGCATGATCGGCGTAGACGGGATTGTTGCCGATCTCGACGGCATCGACGATGACTCGCAGCGCTTCGCGCAGGTGCACGTCGAGACGGGCGTAGCCTTCGGGTTCGGGTTCTTCGTCGGTGCTGAGAACCTCCCCATCCATGTCGTCTGCATCTGCGCTGGTCTCGGCGTCGGCCAATGCGGTGGTGGCAGGCGCGGGAAGCTCGGTCGCGGTCTCGATTTTTTCGTCCGCGACTTCGACCGGGTCGGGGGACTGGTCTTCCGGAGGCGTTAGCAGGAACTCGGTGAAGGCAAAATTCTCTTCGCGGAGGCGTTTGCGGCGCTCGTCCATTTGCTCGCGAAAGGCCTTGTCGGCATCGCGGCGTTCAATCCGTTGATCCAGATTGAGCGAGATGAATTTTTCCTCTTGGCGGGCGGTGAACCAATCGATGTTGGCCTGGAGAAACTTGAACTCCTCCAGCGACTCGCGCCGGGCGAGGCTGGCTTCGCGCAACGGGGAGAGGATGTGGGCGTCGAGCGGGGCACCGTTGAACTCGGTGGTTTGAATCTCGTCCCAGACCAAGGCTTGGGGCAGGAAGCGCTCGCCGGACTCCATCACGTCTTCAATCGACGGCAGCACGATGTCGGGCACGACGCCGTTGAGCTGGGTGGAGGAACCGCTGGGCAGGTAGAACTTCTGAATGGTGAATTTGGCGGCACCACTTTTTTCACCGGTCATGAGCATACGGCGGTCGAGGTTGCGCATTTCGTAGACGGTTTGGACGGTGCCTTTACCGTGGGTGGAACTGTCGCCGAGCACGACCGCACGGCCGTAGTTTTGCAGGGCGCCGGCGACGATTTCGGAGGCGGAGGCGCTGAACTTGGACACGAGCACGGCGAGGGGGCCGGCGTAGCGCACGGAGCTGTCCTGATCTTCGTCGACCTTGATGTCGCCGTAGTAGGAGCGGACTTGAACGACCGGACCTTGTTCGATGAACAGTCCGGTGAGGTCGATGGCTTCACTGAGCAGGCCGCCACCGTTGTCGCGCAGATCAAGCACGAGTCCGTCGATGCCGGTTTCCTGCATCTGGGAAATCAGTTCCGCGATGTCGGCGGTGGCGCTGTTTTGCGCTCCGTCGGTGTTGGAGGGGTCCGGACCGTAGAACGTGGGCAGGGAGATCACGCCGACGGACTTGGTATGGCCCTTGGTGTCGGGCACTTCAAAGATCGCGCCGCGAGCCCGGGCGGAGTCGAGGTTCACCACATCACGAGTGAGGATAATTTCCTTCCGTTCGGACGCGTCGACGGCATCGGCGGGTTGGATGGTGAGGTGGACGGGTGTGCCGCGTTCGCCGCGAATCTTGTCGACGATTTTGCGGAGCTTCATGCCGATCAATTCGATCGGTTCGCTGCCGTCCTGGGAAACGGCGATGATCTTGTCGTTGGGCTTGAGGCGCTTGTCCAAATCGGCCGGGCCGCCGGCGATGATTTCTTTGATGACGCACTCATCTTCCTCCATGCCCAGCAACGCGCCGATGCCGACGAGCTGGAGACGCATTTGAATGGAGAAGTCCTCGAAGGTCTCGGCGGAAAAGTAGGTGGAGTGGGGATCGTAGAGCTGGGCGATGTTCGTGAGAAACAGCTCTGTGATTTCGTGCGTCTCGATGTCGGCCAGATTCTTCAAGCGGCGCTCGTAGCGTTTGCGCACGCGTTCCTTGGCTTCGTCGATGTCGCGATCGTTGAGCAGCTCCTGTTCGATCTCGAAGAGCAGTCGTTTCTCCCAGACGGCGTCGGCTTCGGATTCATTGGCGAGCCAGTTGACCTCACTGCGATCGACTTTGAATTGTTCGCTGGTGCCGGTATCGAACTCTCCCTGCAGCCGACGGAACACCCAAGCGGTGCGCGCCTCGACGCGGTCCTCGTAGCGTTGGAACATTTGAAACGCCGGGTCGATATTCCCCAGTGTGCGCACGTTCCAATACAGTTCTTCGCCGAACTGGGTGTTGAAGCTGTCGGCGTCGGACTTGAGGAAGAAAAGGTGTTGGGCATCCCAGTCCTCCATGAACGTCGTCACAATGGGCGGGTAGGAGGCCGCCGTGACTGCTTCGCGATTGTAATGCGCTTCTTCAAGCAGGCGGATGAAATTACTGATCTCCTTGGACTCGGAACGCGTGAGCGTGAAAGTCCGATCCGGGCGGGCTTCCAGCATCCCGGAGGATAGGGCGATCAGCGAGGCGGTGAGGAGTGCGACGAAACGACGGGGCAACACGATCATGTAGGCTTTGGGAAAAGGTTTGAGTGAAAAGGTTTCAGAAAAACAACGAACGAGTCCGCTGGGACGAGGGCGATTAACCGCGTTTGAGCAGATCCTTAGCCTCGTCGAGGCGTTGTTTTTCGCGGTCGGTCAACGCGCCAAAACCCTGGCTGTTGATTTTATCGAGAATGCGGTCGACCTCCGCGCGCAAGTCTTCGCGTGAGACGGTTTGGGTATCCGTGGCGGAGGCAGAGGTCGTATCGCCCGAAAGATTGACTTTGTAGGCGGTGGGTTTGGCTGCACGTCGGGAGGAGCGGCGCAACCACGCGGGCAGTTCCATGGACGGTGCCCGGTCCGGGGTGGCCCACTCCCGTTGGTGCACGAATCGGAAAAACAACCAACCGGCGGCGAGACCGCCCAAGTGAGCGGAGTGGGCGACGTCGCCCATGCCCTGAGTGCCGGGAATCTCGGTGAACAAGAATCCCATCAGGTCGATGCCGCCCAGAATGATCACGAGCCACTTGGGTTTGATCGTCACCGGGATGATGAAAAAGAGCAGGAAGGTGATCGGCCGGTTCGGGTTGAGCGCGGCAAACATCATGAGCAGCGCGAAAACACCGGCCGAGGCGCCAATCAACACGCCCCCGTGGGTCCAGTTGGTCACGAGCCAAAAGACACCGCCCACGAGCACGCCGCCAAAGTAGAGGATGGTGAACCGCCGCGCGCCGAGTAGCGGCAGCAACTCCCGACCGAGCAGAAACACGAACAGCATGTTAAACACGATGTGCAGGAAGCTCATCATGCTGTGCAGCAGGCTGTAGGTGAACAGGGTCCAGATGAATCCGGACTTCACTCCATCCACGGAAAGGGCGAGCAGCTGGTCAAAACTGCGCCCGGCCGATCCGCCCAGCCACTTCCAGAACACGTTTTGCAGAATAAATCCCGCAATCGTCGCGCAAATGATCCATGTGATGATCGACGTTGTCGGCCGCGCGTAGTCGTTGCGCATGTAGGACCGGTCTGAGAGCATCGGAAGAACTTAGGTGGTTCCGGGCGACCTGACAAGTTTGCTCCGGTAATTATCGATAACTGTTTTCAGCATCGGGCGGATTGCAGTCTGCTAATATTTGAATCTCGGCCGGGCCGCCCGCTTGACACCCTAGTCGGATTCTCTTTTGTGCGTCCCAACTTATGGCAGACAAAGACGACAAATGGGAAGAGAACGTAGCTGGCAAATTCTATGTCGATCAGCAATGTATCGACTGTGACCTTTGCCGTGAAACCGCCCCGGATTTTTTCACCCGTCACGATGATGGGGGATATTCCTACGTGCATAAGCAACCGACCAATGAAGAAGAGGTTGCGCTTTGCATGGAAGCACTCGAGGGCTGTCCCGTCGAGGCCATCGGGGAAGACGGCGCCTGAGCGTCGCCTGACCGTCCCCGCGAGCTTCGCTCGCCTCAATTTCACCCCGGTCGATTCGGCCGGGGTTTTTCATGCCCTCGATGGGTTGTTAAGAAAAATAGAAATTATACTAACAAGCGCTTGATTCAGCCGCTCGGACCGCTAGGCCCGATAGCGTGCTAAAGCGTTCGAGTCTAATTTTGAGTTTGGTGGGGGCCGCAGTTTCGATCTCCGCCCAAGTCGTGCATGATGCCTCCGTTGCGGAGCTATCGCCTTTCACCGTGCTTTCGCCGCGGGTGGCCAATCAGGAACCGGTGGCCACCATCGTCACGCCGGTGTCGGCGCTGCGTTACGCGCCGGCGGTTGACTTGCAGGCCCGGAATTTTGCCGAAGGTCAGGCCGACGTCGCCATCCGGGGCGGCACGTTTGCCAATACCGGTTTCGTGCTCGACGGGGTGCCGTTATACGATCCGCAGACCGGACACTACACGAGCGAGTTGCCGATCGTCCCGGGCATGATGTCGCCGCCGACGATCGCGGTGGGGGCCGACTTGGCCGTGGGGGGCGGTTGGAACGCGACCGCCGGCGGGGTGGCTTATGATTGGCAACCGGTGCGAGTCGGCGGCGAGCTCAGCGTCGGGATTGGTGATTGGCACACCTATCGCGCCGACGTTTTGGCGGGCGTGGCGTTGGGCGGTGGCTGGGCGGCGGACGTGGGGGCGGGATTTTCCCACTCGGACGGACCTTTCGCCGACGCCGATCATCAGATTTCGCGCTACGCGGGGCGCGTGCAACGCGTGACCGAACGCAGTGCGACCAACGTCGTGGTGGGTTATCAGGACAAATTCTTCGGCTGGCCCAACCTCTACACGCCATTCAATTCGCCCGAGACCGAAGACATCCAGACGTTGCTCATCCTCGGCACCCACGCGCAGCAGATCGGCGACGACGGCAGCAAGGTGGAGATCGGCGCGTATTACCGCCGCAACGACGACAACTACGCCTACAACCGCTACGCGCCCGTCGGCCCGGTGCCGCCCTTTCAGCATACCGCGCAGGTCACGGCGGCGGGCGGGCAACTCCATTGGGTGCTCACGGAAGGCAGTTCCATCGACGCACGGTTGTGGCTGTTGGCCGATGAACTCGAATCGACGTCGCTGACTTTTGGTAGTTTCTACAGCCGCACTCATCTCACGACCGGCGCTTACTACAACGGCTCATCATGGCTGGAAACGGGGGACTCACTTCACTTGCGCGCCGGGCTCGGTTACGACACCACCAACCGCGGCGCCGATGCCATGACACCGGTGATCGAAGTGGCCCTGGAGCGCCCTTCGGGGACTTGGCGCCGATGGTCCGCAGGCTACAGCACGGCGTCGCAAGCCCCCAGCTACACGGCCGTGGCGGGTAATCCCAATGGCGGCTTGTTTCGGGCCAATCCCGTGCTCGACCGGGCCACGAGTCGCACCCTCGACCTCACGGGGGAATTTGCCGCCGGGGCATGGACGGGCTCGATCGGCGCGTTTTATCGCTGGGATGACGAGCTGATTGATTGGACGTTTCGCTCCGATTTCTGGGCCCGCTCGGCAGCGGCGGTTGATCTCGAAACTGCGGGAGTCGAGGTTTTCGCGCGGCGGGGCGGCGAAAAGTTTGATCTGATTCTGGGCTATAGCTGGCTGGAAAAATCCGCCGACTACGGCCGTGCCCCGGTGGACGGCAGTTTCTACGCACTTAATTTCCCGAATCATCGATTTACCGCGGCCGTCGTGTGGCGGGTCGATGAGAACCTTGAGGTTCGTTTCGATAACGAGCTGCGGTGGCAGGAAGCGAATCCCTTGCGGTTGAATGACACCGAACGGACTCTGCTCAGTTCGCTGGGCGTTTATTGGCGCACGCCCTGGGTGCGACAACTTCAGCTCTCGCTCCAGGTCGACAACCTGTGGGATTCCGATTTCGAGGAAATTCCCGCCGTGCCGGCCGCGCCGCGTTTGATCGCCGTGGGCGCCCGTTGGCGGTGGTAGCGATTGCCCGCAGTCGGCTTCGGCTGGCTTGCGATCAGTGGGGGAGTGGATTGTGTGAGTTCACTTCATGGCAGATTCATCGTTCCTTTCACCCGATTTTGAAATTCGTTGGTCCACGCTCACGGCCGATCAAGTCGAGCCCGGCGTGCGTCAAGCGCTCACTGATGCGCAAGCGGCCCTCGACGCCCTTGCCACGCTGCCGCTCGACGCGGTGACCTACGACAATACCTTCCTGGCGCTGGAACGCGCCACGGAGTCGCTCACGTTGGTGTGGGGCAAAGTCACTCACCTGAAATCCGTCGCGGATTCACCCGCGCTGCGCGAGGCGCACAACAAAGTGCTGCCGGAAGTTTCGACGTTCTTCGCCCGGATCGCACTCAATCCGGATTTGTGGGCGCGGCTGCGCGCGTATGCGGAGTCGCCCGCCGGTCAGGCTCACGAAGGCATTCATCGCCGTTTCATTGACGAGACGGTTGCCGATTTTCGCCAGGCCGGGGCCGATTTACCTGACGCACAACGGGCGCGATTGGAAGCGATTCAAACCGAGCTGGCCCAGATCACCCAGCGCTATTCCGAACACGTGCTCGATGCGACCAATGCCTGGCAAATCGTGATCGAGGACGAAACCCGCCTTGCCGGAATCCCAGCGCATGCGCGCGAATCGGCGCGTCGGTCCGCGGCATCCAAGGGACTCGGCACGGCGGACAAACCGGCATGGCGTTTCACCCTGCAAATGCCGTCGCTCGAACCCGTGATGGTTTACGCCGAGGACGAAGCGTTGCGTCGCGCCATGTGGTCGGCGTCGACTGCGGTGGGCGCAACGACGGAGCACGACAACCGTCCGCTCGTGCCCCGCATTCTGGCGCTGCGGGATGAAGAGGCGAAGCTCCTGGGCCAACCGCATTTCGCGGATCACGTGCTGGCGCGCCGGATGGCCGGAAGCGGGCAACGCGCGTTGGATTTCGTTGTCGACCTGCAAACCAAAGCCGCCGCTGCGTTTGCGCGGGAGAATGCCGAACTCGAAGCTTTCAAAGCCGATCAGACCGGCGAACCGGTGGGGCCGCTCAAGGCGTGGGAAGTGATGTTCTGGGCGGAGAAACTGCGCCGGCAGCAGTTCGATTTTGATGATGAAATTCTGCGGCCCTATTTGCCGATGAATCGCGTCATTGGCGGGCTGTTTACCTTGGCGGAGCGTGTCTTTGGTTTGCGTATCACAGAGCGTCCGGCGGGCGAGGTCGAGGTCTGGCACGAGGAAGTGAAGTTCTATGAGATCCGCGACCGCGATGATCGACACGTGGGATCGTTCTACGCCGACTGGCATCCGCGGGAGTCCAAGCAAGGCGGAGCCTGGATGGGATATCTCATCACGGGTGGCCCGCAGTCCGACGGGTCGCGCTTGCCCCACCTGGGCTACATCCTCGGCAACATGACGCCACCGGCCGACGGCAAACCCGCGCTGCTGACCCATCGCGAAGTGGAGACGATCTTTCACGAGTTTGGCCATCTGTTGCATCACCTCTTGGGCGAGGTGGAAATCAAGTCGCTCAACGGCGTCAATGTGGCGTGGGACTTCGTCGAACTGCCCTCGCAGATCATGGAAAACTGGTGCTGGGAGCGCGAGAGTCTCGACCTGTTTGCCCGCCATCACGAGACCGGTGAAACCATCCCGGACGAGGTGTTCGCGAAGATGATCGCCGCGCGGAACTTTCGTTCCGCGTGCGCCACGATTCGCCAGGTGCAGTTCGCCAAAATGGACCTGCTGTTGCACATGCAGACCGACGCGTTCATCGGCGAGCCGACAGAACTCGACGCCAAGATCAGTGCGGCGATCGCCGACACGATGGTGCCGACGGAACCGCCGGGACGTCCCATGGTTTACCGTTTTGGGCATTTGTTCAGCGGCCCGACGGGCTACGCGGCGGGTTACTATTCCTACAAGTGGGCGGAGGTGCTGGATGCCGATGCCTTTGGCCGCTTCAAGGACGAAGGTATTTTCAATGCGGATACGGGCGCGGATTTCGTGCGTCACATTCTCAGCCGGGGCAACTCAGCGGACCCGGCGGAACTCTTTCGCGCTTTCCGTGGTCGGGACCCTGAGGTCAACGCCTTGTTGGAGCGTTCGGGACTGCTCGTGGCGGACTGATCTCGGCGCTCGGCGTCTCTTATTTTGCGAAGGAAAATTCTCATCATCTGCGGTAGCGCGCTCGGGCTGATCGGTCTGGGTGTTTTAACGCTGCCCTGGTGGCTCGGCGCGGCGGCACGTCCCGTCGCCGAGCAATATGGGGTGACCTTTGGCGAGTATGCGACGGCGGGCTACGGGCGGTGGACGGCGACCGACGTGCGGTATGAGCGCGACGGTGTAACGGTGGAGGTGGACCACGTGGCGGCGCCGCATCCGCTGGCCTGGTGGTGGTCGAAGCACGACGCCAGTCCGATCGCCGTTTCGGGGCTCAAGGTGGCGGTCGATCCCGACACCAACGCTGACCGGACTCCGTCGCCCAAACCGCCTTCCGAGGATTGGGCGGTCTCATTCCAACCCCTGCTCAAGATGCATCATCAGCTGGCACGGCTCCTCCCACCGGTGACTTTGGACGGCGGTGAAGTGCAATGGGGCGCGGGGCAAAAAATTACGGTCGCGGAAGCATCCGCCGATAGCCGGATGCTTGAGGCCAAGAACGTTCAGTATCGCGGCTTGGCCGCCGATGTCGCGCTGGAGCGAATCGCGGGAGACTTGAATGGGCACACCACCAGCGACGAACATTGGTCAATCAGGGCCCGTGATCCGGCTGGCACGTGGAGTATCACGGGAACCGCGCAGCAGGAGAACGCCCAGCTGGAGCTTGTCGGCGAGTGGCACGAGCAACCCTTGCACGTGGTCGCAGGTTTCGCTTCCGGTCGCTGGATTCCCGACTTCGCGCGGGCCGAGACCGACAACTCGTGGGAGCTTTCAGGCGAACGGGTGGGGTTGGCGGAATATGTCCGGGTTTTGCGTGGGGATGCCTTCATCGCGTGGAATGCAGGTCGCTTCACCGAAATCACCGTGACGGCCCATGGCGAGCCGCTGGAGGGACTTGATCTGCCGGCGATTCATGGAAACCTG is from Synoicihabitans lomoniglobus and encodes:
- a CDS encoding ferredoxin codes for the protein MADKDDKWEENVAGKFYVDQQCIDCDLCRETAPDFFTRHDDGGYSYVHKQPTNEEEVALCMEALEGCPVEAIGEDGA
- the prmC gene encoding peptide chain release factor N(5)-glutamine methyltransferase, with amino-acid sequence MISLLEVLQKSAGFLESKGVEHARLNAELLIGHALGLKRMQLYMEFERLLPEAELELIRPMVRRRAQREPLQHIIGSVEFGDVELKVDSRALIPRPETEYLVELLRTEYATTPPDYFADLGTGSGALALALAHAWPDAKAVALDVSAEALALATENREALGLTERVEMLESDWFSAMPDDSRFGLIVANPPYLTTAEVAATAPEVKDHEPAVALSTASDGMDAFEVIISHAATYLLPDGLLAMEAGIAQHAMLVAKLEQAGFDRVESRQDLTGRDRFVFARMPSA
- a CDS encoding carboxy terminal-processing peptidase; the encoded protein is MIVLPRRFVALLTASLIALSSGMLEARPDRTFTLTRSESKEISNFIRLLEEAHYNREAVTAASYPPIVTTFMEDWDAQHLFFLKSDADSFNTQFGEELYWNVRTLGNIDPAFQMFQRYEDRVEARTAWVFRRLQGEFDTGTSEQFKVDRSEVNWLANESEADAVWEKRLLFEIEQELLNDRDIDEAKERVRKRYERRLKNLADIETHEITELFLTNIAQLYDPHSTYFSAETFEDFSIQMRLQLVGIGALLGMEEDECVIKEIIAGGPADLDKRLKPNDKIIAVSQDGSEPIELIGMKLRKIVDKIRGERGTPVHLTIQPADAVDASERKEIILTRDVVNLDSARARGAIFEVPDTKGHTKSVGVISLPTFYGPDPSNTDGAQNSATADIAELISQMQETGIDGLVLDLRDNGGGLLSEAIDLTGLFIEQGPVVQVRSYYGDIKVDEDQDSSVRYAGPLAVLVSKFSASASEIVAGALQNYGRAVVLGDSSTHGKGTVQTVYEMRNLDRRMLMTGEKSGAAKFTIQKFYLPSGSSTQLNGVVPDIVLPSIEDVMESGERFLPQALVWDEIQTTEFNGAPLDAHILSPLREASLARRESLEEFKFLQANIDWFTARQEEKFISLNLDQRIERRDADKAFREQMDERRKRLREENFAFTEFLLTPPEDQSPDPVEVADEKIETATELPAPATTALADAETSADADDMDGEVLSTDEEPEPEGYARLDVHLREALRVIVDAVEIGNNPVYADHAPLTARPSSGG
- a CDS encoding rhomboid family intramembrane serine protease is translated as MLSDRSYMRNDYARPTTSIITWIICATIAGFILQNVFWKWLGGSAGRSFDQLLALSVDGVKSGFIWTLFTYSLLHSMMSFLHIVFNMLFVFLLGRELLPLLGARRFTILYFGGVLVGGVFWLVTNWTHGGVLIGASAGVFALLMMFAALNPNRPITFLLFFIIPVTIKPKWLVIILGGIDLMGFLFTEIPGTQGMGDVAHSAHLGGLAAGWLFFRFVHQREWATPDRAPSMELPAWLRRSSRRAAKPTAYKVNLSGDTTSASATDTQTVSREDLRAEVDRILDKINSQGFGALTDREKQRLDEAKDLLKRG
- a CDS encoding TonB-dependent receptor; amino-acid sequence: MGAAVSISAQVVHDASVAELSPFTVLSPRVANQEPVATIVTPVSALRYAPAVDLQARNFAEGQADVAIRGGTFANTGFVLDGVPLYDPQTGHYTSELPIVPGMMSPPTIAVGADLAVGGGWNATAGGVAYDWQPVRVGGELSVGIGDWHTYRADVLAGVALGGGWAADVGAGFSHSDGPFADADHQISRYAGRVQRVTERSATNVVVGYQDKFFGWPNLYTPFNSPETEDIQTLLILGTHAQQIGDDGSKVEIGAYYRRNDDNYAYNRYAPVGPVPPFQHTAQVTAAGGQLHWVLTEGSSIDARLWLLADELESTSLTFGSFYSRTHLTTGAYYNGSSWLETGDSLHLRAGLGYDTTNRGADAMTPVIEVALERPSGTWRRWSAGYSTASQAPSYTAVAGNPNGGLFRANPVLDRATSRTLDLTGEFAAGAWTGSIGAFYRWDDELIDWTFRSDFWARSAAAVDLETAGVEVFARRGGEKFDLILGYSWLEKSADYGRAPVDGSFYALNFPNHRFTAAVVWRVDENLEVRFDNELRWQEANPLRLNDTERTLLSSLGVYWRTPWVRQLQLSLQVDNLWDSDFEEIPAVPAAPRLIAVGARWRW
- a CDS encoding M3 family metallopeptidase, yielding MADSSFLSPDFEIRWSTLTADQVEPGVRQALTDAQAALDALATLPLDAVTYDNTFLALERATESLTLVWGKVTHLKSVADSPALREAHNKVLPEVSTFFARIALNPDLWARLRAYAESPAGQAHEGIHRRFIDETVADFRQAGADLPDAQRARLEAIQTELAQITQRYSEHVLDATNAWQIVIEDETRLAGIPAHARESARRSAASKGLGTADKPAWRFTLQMPSLEPVMVYAEDEALRRAMWSASTAVGATTEHDNRPLVPRILALRDEEAKLLGQPHFADHVLARRMAGSGQRALDFVVDLQTKAAAAFARENAELEAFKADQTGEPVGPLKAWEVMFWAEKLRRQQFDFDDEILRPYLPMNRVIGGLFTLAERVFGLRITERPAGEVEVWHEEVKFYEIRDRDDRHVGSFYADWHPRESKQGGAWMGYLITGGPQSDGSRLPHLGYILGNMTPPADGKPALLTHREVETIFHEFGHLLHHLLGEVEIKSLNGVNVAWDFVELPSQIMENWCWERESLDLFARHHETGETIPDEVFAKMIAARNFRSACATIRQVQFAKMDLLLHMQTDAFIGEPTELDAKISAAIADTMVPTEPPGRPMVYRFGHLFSGPTGYAAGYYSYKWAEVLDADAFGRFKDEGIFNADTGADFVRHILSRGNSADPAELFRAFRGRDPEVNALLERSGLLVAD